In one window of Gossypium arboreum isolate Shixiya-1 chromosome 4, ASM2569848v2, whole genome shotgun sequence DNA:
- the LOC108480345 gene encoding ferritin-2, chloroplastic-like isoform X1 translates to MLLKVAPAFSLVNSQVEHQSLPLFSSVPSAQSASSFLRLSSPSNGVGSAVVFASKGSENKPLTGVVFEPFEEVKKELNLVPTLPQVSLARQKFSEECEAAINQQINVESSISYGYHAMFAYFDRDNVALEGFAKFFNELSLRDRGQVEKLMRYQNKRGGRVQLLEISLPLSEFDHGVKGHALHAMEFALSMEKIANARLLHLHRIALRNHDAQLADFVESEFLSMQVEAIKKIAEHVSQLRRLGAGHGVWHFNQMLLREGGIA, encoded by the exons ATGTTGTTGAAAGTTGCTCCAGCTTTTTCTTTGGTAAATTCTCAGGTGGAACATCAGAGTCTTCCCTTGTTTTCCTCCGTTCCTTCAGCTCAATCTGCTTCTTCATTTCTTCGGCTTTCTTCTCCAAGCAATGGAGTTGGGTCTGCTGTAGTTTTTGCAAGCAAGGGATCCGAGAACAAGCCGCTAACCGGTGTTGTTTTTGAGCCCTTTGAGGAAGTGAAGAAAGAGCTTAATCTTGTCCCCACTCTGCCTCAAGTCTCTTTGGCTCGTCAAAAGTTTAGTGAGGAGTGTGAAGCTGCTATCAACCAACAAATcaa TGTTGAATCCAGTATCTCCTATGGGTACCATGCTATGTTTGCCTACTTCGACAGGGACAACGTTGCGCTCGAGGGTTTTGCCAA GTTCTTCAATGAATTGAGTTTAAGAGACAGAGGGCAGGTTGAGAAATTGATGAGATACCAG AACAAAAGAGGTGGAAGAGTGCAGCTGCTGGAAATCTCGTTGCCCCTCTCGGAGTTTGATCATGGCGTGAAGGGACATGCATTGCATG CTATGGAGTTTGCCTTGTCAATGGAGAAAATAGCAAATGCGAGGCTCTTGCACCTGCACAGA ATAGCTTTGCGGAACCATGATGCGCAGCTGGCAGATTTCGTTGAAAGCGAATTCTTATCTATGCAG GTGGAGGCCATCAAGAAAATAGCTGAACATGTGTCTCAGTTGAGAAGACTGGGCGCTGGACATG GGGTCTGGCACTTCAATCAGATGCTTCTCCGCGAGGGAGGTATTGCATGA
- the LOC108480345 gene encoding ferritin-2, chloroplastic-like isoform X2: MLLKVAPAFSLVNSQVEHQSLPLFSSVPSAQSASSFLRLSSPSNGVGSAVVFASKGSENKPLTGVVFEPFEEVKKELNLVPTLPQVSLARQKFSEECEAAINQQIKFFNELSLRDRGQVEKLMRYQNKRGGRVQLLEISLPLSEFDHGVKGHALHAMEFALSMEKIANARLLHLHRIALRNHDAQLADFVESEFLSMQVEAIKKIAEHVSQLRRLGAGHGVWHFNQMLLREGGIA, from the exons ATGTTGTTGAAAGTTGCTCCAGCTTTTTCTTTGGTAAATTCTCAGGTGGAACATCAGAGTCTTCCCTTGTTTTCCTCCGTTCCTTCAGCTCAATCTGCTTCTTCATTTCTTCGGCTTTCTTCTCCAAGCAATGGAGTTGGGTCTGCTGTAGTTTTTGCAAGCAAGGGATCCGAGAACAAGCCGCTAACCGGTGTTGTTTTTGAGCCCTTTGAGGAAGTGAAGAAAGAGCTTAATCTTGTCCCCACTCTGCCTCAAGTCTCTTTGGCTCGTCAAAAGTTTAGTGAGGAGTGTGAAGCTGCTATCAACCAACAAATcaa GTTCTTCAATGAATTGAGTTTAAGAGACAGAGGGCAGGTTGAGAAATTGATGAGATACCAG AACAAAAGAGGTGGAAGAGTGCAGCTGCTGGAAATCTCGTTGCCCCTCTCGGAGTTTGATCATGGCGTGAAGGGACATGCATTGCATG CTATGGAGTTTGCCTTGTCAATGGAGAAAATAGCAAATGCGAGGCTCTTGCACCTGCACAGA ATAGCTTTGCGGAACCATGATGCGCAGCTGGCAGATTTCGTTGAAAGCGAATTCTTATCTATGCAG GTGGAGGCCATCAAGAAAATAGCTGAACATGTGTCTCAGTTGAGAAGACTGGGCGCTGGACATG GGGTCTGGCACTTCAATCAGATGCTTCTCCGCGAGGGAGGTATTGCATGA